One stretch of Harmonia axyridis chromosome 1, icHarAxyr1.1, whole genome shotgun sequence DNA includes these proteins:
- the LOC123673068 gene encoding uncharacterized protein LOC123673068, with the protein MGFFEEISHNYGPETTKELKLWSTNNRKLAAALNRRIFLLECKRQGLIPKHITSNVKSIMGLFEYNNQRLNRKIREFNDSTSKKIINLELCQVNHKIKRLELLNTQIRQSLQHLPEYMLIQYQDRLKCSFNKEFHKIKMTNLKKINNLKTTSIPNVTTQDRWIKNLSDKEIPNTVKSLLSLGSKFSVTTTKKDINIDRIIADTEYILEAIPDGRKNVQRAKVTNAVTNYIHRPIEENSLIQKWYKDTKWFLKENNDLIILNSDKGAVTVVMNEKMYNEKIQSILESKDFKRLPRDPTQTLQTKCNKYIDKLGELKYITKEQMKQMKTYNSVAPRIYGNPKVHKDGYPMRPIISSINSPMNSLSKFIADILKTAYDEENQYYVKDTFHFATTVNNFKLPENYTLISLDFINLFGNLDKNDIIEVLKQKWDIIKEHTNINMELFMEIILFILNNNYCVFKEKYYLQIFGCAMGSKLSPRLAQYVMDHLVKSCVEKLPFNIPILKKFVDDLLLTVPKTHIQTTLKCFNSYSKNLQFTLEVENLEQCVPFLDTKVQRQDDVIKLKWHRKETHSNKMIHYNSDHNINIKINMIKQMKNRIRRICHESYIQEGIQNLLEILRQNGYPYGMLKKLLYASDTTEAPQLIRSEEVTEEIHYASYPNIHGLTKKLINIFKHEKVKIAIYNKKTVGNLYTKLKDPIQTLLKSNVVYEVKCEDCEKIYIGHTSQWLKSRLALHKSDIAKHPDRCALATHAFNLNHKINFEEAKVLKTEKNYKKRLILEMIEINKQENIINKKTDTNKLSAIYGYLLEKSEENIYFFDGPVDE; encoded by the coding sequence ATGGGTTTCTTCGAAGAAATATCTCACAATTATGGTCCTGAAACAACGAAGGAACTGAAATTATGGAGTACAAACAACAGGAAATTAGCTGCAGCTCTAAACAGGCGAATATTTCTTTTGGAGTGTAAGCGACAGGGACTTATACCAAAACATATAACATCAAATGTTAAAAGTATAATGGGATTATTTGAGTATAATAATCAACGATTGAATCGAAAAATACGCGAATTCAATGATTCAACaagcaaaaaaataataaacctagaACTGTGTCAGGTTAATCACAAAATAAAAAGACTGGAATTACTCAACACCCAGATAAGACAGAGTTTACAACATTTACCAGAATATATGCTTATACAGTATCAAGACCGACTGAAATGCTCGTTCAACAAAGAGTTCCACAAgattaaaatgacaaatttaaagaaaatcaacaacctCAAGACAACCAGCATTCCGAACGTAACAACTCAAGATAGATGGATAAAAAATTTATCTGACAAAGAAATACCAAATACAGTCAAAAGTCTGTTATCATTAGGATCCAAATTCAGTGTAACAACtacaaaaaaagatataaaCATTGATCGCATAATAGCAGATACAGAATATATCCTAGAAGCAATACCAGATGGAAGAAAAAATGTACAGAGAGCGAAAGTCACAAATGCAGTCACAAATTATATACATAGACCTATAGAAGAAAATTCTCTGATACAAAAATGGTATAAGGACACCAAATGGTTtttaaaagaaaacaatgatttaattatattgaatagTGACAAGGGTGCAGTGACAGttgtaatgaatgaaaaaatgtataatgaaaaaattcaatctattTTAGAATCCAAAGATTTCAAGAGACTACCCAGAGATCCCACACAGACATTACAAACAAAATGTAATAAATATATTGACAAACTAGGCGAACTGAAATACATAACAAAAGAACAAATGAAGCAAATGAAAACATACAACTCTGTTGCGCCAAGAATTTACGGGAATCCAAAAGTTCATAAAGATGGTTATCCCATGAGGCCAATAATATCAAGTATAAATAGTCCAATGAATTCCTTATCTAAATTCATTGCTGACATTTTGAAAACCGCATATGATGAAGAAAACCAATATTATGTCAAAGATACATTCCACTTTGCAACAACagttaacaatttcaaattaccaGAAAACTACACACTAATCTCCCTAGACTTCATAAATTTATTCGGTAATCTGGACAAAAATGACATTATTGAAGTCCTGAAACAAAAATGGGACATAATTAAAGAACATACAAACATCAATATGGAGCTGtttatggaaattattttgtttatattgaataacaacTACTGCGtgttcaaagaaaaatattaccTTCAAATATTTGGATGTGCTATGGGTTCTAAACTAAGTCCAAGACTAGCCCAATATGTCATGGATCACTTGGTAAAATCATGTGTGGAAAAGTTACCATTTAATATacccattttaaaaaaattcgtaGACGACTTATTATTGACTGTACCAAAAACACATATACAGACTACGTTGAAGTGTTTTAACTCTTATTCCAAAAACTTACAATTCACTTTGGAAGTAGAAAACTTGGAACAATGTGTACCTTTCTTAGACACAAAAGTACAAAGACAAGATGATGTTATAAAGTTAAAATGGCATAGAAAAGAAACCCACTCAAACAAAATGATCCATTATAATTCAGACcataacataaatataaaaattaacatgataaaacaaatgaaaaatagaataagAAGAATATGTCATGAGTCTTACATACAGGAGGGAATACAAAATTTATTGGAGATACTAAGACAGAACGGATATCCCTATGGaatgttgaagaaattattgtatGCAAGTGACACCACAGAAGCACCACAActaataagaagcgaggaagtaACAGAGGAAATTCATTATGCATCATACCCAAATATACATggattaacaaaaaaactaataaatatatttaaacatgaaaaagtgaaaattgctatttataataaaaaaactgtgggcaatttatatacaaaattaaaagatcCTATTCAAACACTATTAAAAAGCAACGTAGTCTATGAAGTAAAATGTGAAGATtgcgaaaaaatatacataggaCATACATCTCAATGGTTGAAAAGCAGATTGGCATTACACAAATCAGATATTGCAAAACATCCGGATAGATGCGCACTAGCAACCCATGCATTCAatttaaatcataaaataaatttcgaagaaGCAAAGGTgttaaaaacggaaaaaaattacaaaaaaaggttGATATTGGAAATGATAGAGATAAATAAACaggaaaatattattaacaaaaaaacagacACAAATAAGTTGAGTGCTATATATGGATATTTGTTAGAAAAATCGGAAGAAAACATATACTTTTTCGATGGTCCAGTTGACGAGTGA
- the LOC123673201 gene encoding uncharacterized protein LOC123673201, whose protein sequence is MENSDLSVPEAVRKVKKNHSVLRETNPLLELRQKDNRPYLTVQVGGELISSLVDSGSNVTILGSSSIHLLRKMNLGLHYDVSVNLTTADGKPQNTLGYVNLPISLNEVTKRFFLWFLLFIFG, encoded by the exons ATGGAGAACTCCGATTTATCTGTTCCTGAAGCGGTAAGAAAGGTTAAAAAGAACCATAGTGTCTTGAGAGAGACCAATCCCTTATTAGAACTTCGTCAGAAGGACAATCGTCCTTATCTAACAGTTCAGGTAGGAGGTGAGCTTATATCTTCCTTGGTAGATAGTGGTAGCAACGTCACAATTTTAGGTTCTTCTTCTATTCACCTTTTACGGAAGATGAATCTAGGCCTCCACTACGACGTATCGGTTAACCTTACAACGGCCGATGGAAAGCCTCAGAATACTTTGGGGTATGTCAACCTTCCCATAAGTTTGAACGAGGTGACCAAG AGATTTTTCCTATGGTTCCTCTTGTTTATCTTCGGATAA